Sequence from the Nitrospirota bacterium genome:
TTCTGGCAGGATCATGTTGAGGTGTGGAAACAAAGCGGCACAAGTCAGGCTGAGTATTGCCGCCGCCATGATCTAAACATCAAACTTTTTGGTTACTGGAAAAGAAAGATGTGCCGCAAGCCTGCAGCGGGCCTTACCTTTGTGCCTGTTGCAGTAAAGACACCACAGGCAACTGTAGTTAAACCCACAGCCACTCTGAAACTGATTATCAGAGGCGGCTCATGTATAGAGATTGGAGATGGATTTAACCAGGTTACCCTGCGCAGGATTCTTGATACTGTGGGATGGGCGCCCTGATGTTTGTAGTGCCTGTAAATATTAGCGTCTATCTTGCCATGGGACACACGGATATGCGCAAAGCGATCAACGGACTTTCAGTGCTGGTAGAGAGCAGTATGCAACTTGATCCGTTCTCCGGGAATCTTTTTGTATTTACGAACCGGCGCCGTAATATTTTAAAAATCCTCTACTGGGATAGAAATGGGTTTTGCCTTTTTCAGAAGCGTTTGGAGAAGCACCGGTTCCGGTGGCCTGACTCATACAATAATGGGGTGGTGGAGATGGAGGGGCGAGAGCTTTCCTGGCTGCTTGAGGGACTCGATACCCGGGATGTCAGGGCGCATGACAAG
This genomic interval carries:
- a CDS encoding IS66 family insertion sequence element accessory protein TnpB, whose product is MFDISNEIENRDKQDKQQFWQDHVEVWKQSGTSQAEYCRRHDLNIKLFGYWKRKMCRKPAAGLTFVPVAVKTPQATVVKPTATLKLIIRGGSCIEIGDGFNQVTLRRILDTVGWAP
- the tnpB gene encoding IS66 family insertion sequence element accessory protein TnpB — translated: MFVVPVNISVYLAMGHTDMRKAINGLSVLVESSMQLDPFSGNLFVFTNRRRNILKILYWDRNGFCLFQKRLEKHRFRWPDSYNNGVVEMEGRELSWLLEGLDTRDVRAHDKLSYTALV